DNA sequence from the Neospora caninum Liverpool complete genome, chromosome VIIa genome:
GTCAGCGCGTGATGTGTCTCGACTGCCCAGTCGCAAAGGTAAAGTGGGAGCAAATTTGGCTCTACCGGCTTGCAACAGCGGAAAGAAACTGTACGGCTATGCCGTTGCGTTTCGTACAAGAAAGTGAGCTATGGAGTGTGCCACCGCTAAACGGTTCGCTAGGAGCTGGCGTGCCGTGGAACAAAAAGTGAAACGCTTGCGTGGATTGACACTGCCTGAAACACGTCCGGGCGGGCTCCTCGTAACTCAAAAAGACTAGCTCACCCGTTTGCTGTTTCCTTCGTTCGCCGGCTAAACGCTTACTAGTGGTTCCCAACCTGCCACTTTTCCCATAAAGCTTGTGCCTCTTGCTTCATCTAGTTTGACTTCAGTCTTTTGTCCTTGTTGTtatctttctttttctggggcGCAGCAGGCCTGcactttttcccctttttccttGTCTACTGATGGCGGAAAACGGGGACGTGGGGCACGGTGCCACGGCGCCTGACGATTCCCGACCTCTCATTTTCTTCTGCACTGGCAATTCAAACAAGTTGGCGGAGGTTCAACAAATCCTAGGAGATCGAAGCGTTCGACTCGTTGCGGCAAATGTTGACTGTACGTACGTGGTTGGTGGAAAGACATACAGGCTGCTAAAGTGAGGTCGTTCCAATTTCCCTGCATCAGTTGACAAATATCGAGCACCAGACGTCGCGCAGGCGCCAGATTCCCAGGGTCCTCTGCAGTGGAAGATCCTTACTGCGATGCGAGCTCCTTCCACACCGGCAATATGCCTTCCGCGTGCCTTCTCCCCCGCTGTAGTTTTGTCGTTAGCGGGAACTGTATTCTTCCCCTCGGATGCGGGCGGCCAGCCCGGTGGCGGCAACAGTGCATGGCCTTCTGCCGCGGACTGGATCCttgctgcttcttctctccttgtgTCCATCTACGGGGTGTCTACACCTGATGTACTCTGTCGATGTCATTCGCAATATTCGGGTTTGACGAAGGAAGCCAATTATGGCTTAGCCATCTACTGTTTCCTCGTTGTGTGAGATTGTGTTTTCTGCGTTCTGGCTACTCGAAGTTTCACACGTGTCATGCTTTTGcccacgcgttttttcctttccgcttctgcAGTGCCCGAGCTTCAAGGGGCGTCACCTGCTGAGATTGCAGAAGCCAAGTGTCGATCCGCTGTGCGCCAACTGCAGCTTTCGGACGCAGAATTGCCGCAGAACGCACTCGTGATGGTTGAAGATACTTGCCTGTGCTTCAACGCGCTCAAAGGTTTACCAGGTCCATATGTGTAAGACTTACCTTCACGATAGCTGCCCGTAGCGTTATTTAGTAGCAATGTGAGCTCACGAGATGCTCCTCGAGCGACATTGAAGTCCAGTGCCAGAGCAGGACAGTAGCAGCAGGAGGTACATGTGGCGCCATCGGAAAATCTTTCCTGTTCGCAGAATCGGTTTCTATTGGTTCCGACAGGAAATGGTTTCTTCACAAACTTGGACCAGAGGGACTCCCAAGCCTCCTAGCAGCGTATGAGGTGAGACTGACGCAACGCCTTCCAGTTTTGCATCATACTAGAGCAGAAGTTAAGGTTAAATGTAGGGTTAGCATATCTTTCTGAGATCGCTAGGATAATGGCATGTATTGCTGTAGCCACAAGCTTCCATGTCGTCTGGCTTGTGTTGACATTGTGGTCTCGAAAGCATGTGAGGTCCGAGCAAGCTTGCAGcccgaagagaaacagaatgTGACTCCCTCTGAAGGATGATCTGTACATAGCCTGAGTCTACTTAAACTCTACACTAGTCGGATAAGCTACGTCGGTTTCGCCAGTGTTGGCCACTGCGGCAATTTCTTCCGTAACACTGTGTTTTATGCAGACAGCACCGAGGATATCACAACTgcaaacagagaagggacagacCCATTCAAGTCCCGTTTCCCCTTTGGCACTTCCAGTCACCGGGAGCTGTAGCTCCGGCTGTGCCTGCGGCGAACGATGACACACTCCGTGAAGCTCCACGTGCCCGCCGACGTATATCCAGCAAATGGCTGGCGTCGATGTCAGTCGCCAGAAAGGGAACATTTCGATTTTCTAATCTGAATGTGTACGTGTTCATTTGCGATGCTAACTCTGTTGGTCGGCACTTTATCTCCGAGCATCCTCTGGAGATTGCAGTTCTTTGTGGAACCACTGCTTATTGATTTTTTGCTGTGGATGCTTTTGCTCTTTCAGGATAAGAGCGGCTATGCGTTGTGCACACTGTGCGTGGCAGAGGTTGGCAGAGTTAaacacgaaggcgacgaaccGCATTTCCACACCCTTGAAGGCCGCACAGACGTGAGTCCTGTCGTGAGATGAAGGAACTACAAGGAGATCCTCtcccctgtgtctcttttttttttcttgaaAGCACCGCCTCCGAGCAATTTGGACTTTTCAGTGGAGGCACACTTCGGGATGCCGTTGTCTGAGGACGTCATTCAGACAATAACGCCCTGTTGCCGTGCCCACTGGCTTTGTATCTCTGCGTGTCTTTTCTAGCTGTATACGGTGCATAGGAAGGTGCACGACGCAAAAGTTGAAACGTTTGTAGTTGTACGGTCGTGGAGACGCCTATACGTTTCGTACAATGGTTAACGATCGTGACTTCGGCTgttgccttttcctccgccAGAGGCTCCTGTTGAATCCCTGCTTTGAGGACTCGACGTATGGTGCTTGCGACGCAGGAGCGTCCTCTGTGCCAGGGTGAATCTTCATTTTTGCCCTCTCTATCATTCATGGAAAGAAAATCGACGTGTTTCcgcaagcagagaagaaaccttTTTCTGCACTGAGACCTGTCCGGGTCCatcttttcgcctttttgtgTATGGCGACAAGCGGCTTGTTCGTCGTGGTCGATATGTTAATGTGCCACTCGGTACTCGCCACGTGTGCACAGTCATGCCCTGGAATAAATGTGCCGCGTGGCCATTTGTGGAGCAGGGCATTATCGTGACGGAGCcacgaggaaagcgcgacTTCGGATGGTAAGTCTGAGGAAAGAAATTGCCATACACGGGCAAGACCGTCGTATTAGAAGCTGTTCAAGGCTAGAGAGAAAACAATGGCTCGACCGGGAGAACACACACCCACGTAACCAACTAGTTGCTTAGAGAGCTTTCCAGCTGTTTCACGTTAAAGTAATCGAACAACTAGCCAATATGGTGACCAGttccttttgtctcgctAGCGACAT
Encoded proteins:
- a CDS encoding Nucleoside-triphosphatase, related — translated: MAENGDVGHGATAPDDSRPLIFFCTGNSNKLAEVQQILGDRSVRLVAANVDLPELQGASPAEIAEAKCRSAVRQLQLSDAELPQNALVMVEDTCLCFNALKGLPGPYVKWFLHKLGPEGLPSLLAAYEDKSGYALCTLCVAEVGRVKHEGDEPHFHTLEGRTDGIIVTEPRGKRDFGWDPIFQPDGFKLTYAEMDKAVKNSISHRYKAMEALKEADRHRFSVQMLAYKVGPFVGTKA